The Pyrococcus kukulkanii genome contains a region encoding:
- a CDS encoding glycoside hydrolase family 65 protein, which produces MKFVVEYEGSDPNKEKTSTLFTLANGYFGIKGDIEVEPSEYGTMVYGFYDNTPYFYREIVNGPRIIGIRIFLNGIEFVPSSLRAFTKRILNIEKGKVESYISSPVLEYSSTRIVHIKDRNLAILKFTIVPKEEGLLTIYNPIEFKQTNPSFIDEVRIKHYKIVKLKEYPTGIYSKIRTLDSKYELELASSLLFRGDFERVVLNKGEEFLEVYKIHVEKNRSYEFSKLIFVGEDIKKRLNNVKEVNIDKNIKEHENAWRELWEIAKVNISDSELERAVNFNIFHLLQSAPQTPIISIPARGLHGFGYRGHVFWDTEIYALPFFIATFPEKAKIMLLYRYNHLKEAKENASRNGFHGAQYPWESADDGYEATPSEIPLDISGKKKVRIYTGEEEHHITADIAYAVDLYYQFTGDEDFMRRYGLEIIIETAKFWASRVEWNGEKYVIRRVIGADEYHEHVNNNFFTNIMAKYNLYLVLKYFEDPKFRDVVIKKVSKEDIEKFKEIVHNFYIPRKINGVYEEFDGYFNLEDYVVDNIFEIGEKRLPLDVLKRIGKTKLVKQADVIMGMVLLKDKFSPEDMEKNFNYYIKRTTHASSLSMPPYAIMASWLGYEDIAYRYLVKCANVDLLDIYGNTKDGFHVATAGGVWQIIFFGFLGIDIKEGRLKAFPRVPRNIKRISLKFKYRDRLYKAIYENGHLELIPLK; this is translated from the coding sequence ATGAAGTTCGTAGTTGAGTACGAAGGTTCCGATCCAAATAAAGAAAAAACATCAACCCTCTTCACCTTGGCAAATGGGTATTTTGGTATAAAAGGAGACATCGAAGTAGAACCAAGTGAGTATGGTACAATGGTTTATGGTTTTTATGATAATACCCCATATTTTTATAGAGAAATAGTCAACGGGCCTAGGATCATTGGTATTAGGATATTTTTAAATGGCATTGAATTTGTACCTTCTTCTCTGAGGGCTTTTACTAAAAGAATACTTAATATTGAGAAAGGTAAAGTTGAGAGTTATATCTCGTCTCCTGTCTTAGAGTATTCCAGTACCAGAATAGTCCACATAAAGGATAGGAATTTAGCAATATTGAAATTTACGATAGTTCCAAAGGAAGAGGGACTACTAACGATATATAATCCAATTGAATTTAAGCAAACAAATCCTTCATTTATAGATGAAGTCAGAATTAAACATTATAAAATAGTCAAGCTGAAAGAATACCCAACCGGCATATACTCAAAAATTAGAACTTTAGATAGTAAATATGAATTAGAATTAGCATCCTCCCTTTTATTTAGGGGTGATTTTGAGAGAGTTGTGTTGAATAAGGGAGAAGAATTCTTGGAGGTTTATAAGATACACGTGGAAAAGAACAGGAGTTATGAGTTTTCAAAGTTAATATTTGTTGGGGAAGATATTAAAAAAAGGTTAAATAATGTAAAAGAAGTAAACATCGATAAGAACATTAAGGAGCATGAGAATGCATGGAGAGAATTATGGGAAATAGCCAAGGTTAATATTAGTGATAGTGAACTTGAGAGAGCCGTAAATTTTAATATCTTCCACTTATTGCAGAGTGCCCCCCAAACTCCTATAATATCAATTCCTGCTAGAGGATTACATGGTTTTGGGTACAGAGGACATGTATTCTGGGACACTGAAATTTATGCTTTGCCGTTTTTCATTGCAACATTTCCTGAAAAAGCAAAAATTATGTTGCTCTATAGGTACAATCATCTAAAGGAAGCAAAAGAGAATGCATCGAGGAATGGATTTCATGGAGCTCAGTATCCTTGGGAATCTGCGGACGATGGATATGAAGCTACACCCTCAGAAATTCCACTTGACATTAGTGGAAAGAAGAAAGTTAGGATTTACACGGGAGAGGAAGAGCATCATATAACAGCTGATATTGCATATGCTGTTGACTTGTATTATCAATTCACTGGAGACGAAGATTTCATGAGAAGGTATGGACTTGAAATTATAATAGAAACGGCAAAGTTTTGGGCAAGTAGAGTCGAGTGGAACGGGGAAAAGTATGTAATTAGAAGGGTTATTGGAGCTGACGAATATCATGAACATGTAAACAATAACTTTTTTACTAACATAATGGCAAAATACAACTTGTATCTGGTTTTGAAGTACTTCGAAGATCCAAAGTTTAGAGATGTAGTGATCAAGAAGGTATCTAAAGAAGATATAGAGAAGTTTAAGGAGATAGTGCATAACTTTTACATTCCTCGAAAAATTAATGGAGTGTACGAAGAATTTGATGGATACTTTAATCTTGAAGATTATGTAGTCGATAATATTTTTGAAATTGGTGAGAAGAGACTTCCTTTGGACGTCCTTAAGAGAATTGGTAAGACTAAACTTGTGAAGCAGGCAGACGTTATTATGGGAATGGTTCTATTAAAGGATAAATTCTCACCAGAGGATATGGAGAAAAATTTCAATTATTACATAAAGAGAACAACTCATGCATCTTCTCTTTCAATGCCACCTTATGCAATAATGGCTTCTTGGCTTGGGTATGAAGATATAGCATATAGATACCTCGTAAAGTGTGCTAACGTTGATCTATTAGATATTTATGGCAATACGAAGGATGGTTTTCATGTAGCAACTGCTGGTGGTGTTTGGCAAATTATATTTTTTGGATTTCTTGGAATTGACATTAAAGAGGGAAGACTAAAAGCGTTCCCAAGGGTTCCTAGGAATATTAAAAGAATATCATTAAAATTCAAGTATAGAGATCGCTTATATAAAGCCATTTACGAAAATGGACATTTAGAACTAATACCCCTCAAATAG
- a CDS encoding metallophosphoesterase family protein: MAVAIISDIHSNYEALKAVWKEVKEAEIIVCLGDLVGYGASPNEVVEFMRKYIEKGKIMCVRGNHDNAIAFGADWHFNPYARQAVRWHQRVMTPENLEFLRRLPVRLFFNYGDRSYHMVHGSPRAPLDEYLFPWLPDSEFADCLRYIREDDLLVGHTHVPMIKEIQGRRIINPGAVGQPRDGDWRASYAILHEDGKVEFYRVEYDVETAASKIIKAGLPVFLAERLFEGY; this comes from the coding sequence ATGGCAGTGGCAATAATTTCCGACATACATTCTAATTATGAAGCGTTGAAAGCAGTGTGGAAGGAGGTAAAGGAAGCGGAAATCATAGTATGCCTGGGAGATTTGGTTGGCTATGGCGCAAGTCCAAATGAGGTTGTGGAATTTATGAGGAAGTACATTGAAAAAGGAAAGATTATGTGTGTAAGGGGAAATCATGACAATGCCATTGCCTTTGGAGCAGATTGGCACTTCAATCCTTACGCTAGGCAGGCTGTGAGATGGCATCAAAGGGTCATGACTCCAGAGAACTTGGAGTTCCTAAGACGACTTCCAGTTAGGTTGTTCTTCAACTACGGGGATAGATCGTATCACATGGTTCATGGCTCTCCCAGAGCTCCCCTTGATGAGTACCTTTTCCCTTGGCTTCCCGACTCGGAATTTGCAGATTGCCTTAGGTATATAAGGGAAGATGATCTATTAGTAGGCCACACACACGTTCCAATGATTAAAGAAATCCAAGGAAGACGAATCATTAACCCAGGAGCTGTGGGACAACCGAGAGATGGAGACTGGAGGGCAAGTTATGCTATCTTACATGAGGATGGTAAGGTTGAATTTTATAGGGTTGAGTATGATGTTGAAACTGCAGCAAGCAAAATTATAAAGGCGGGTCTTCCCGTTTTCTTAGCAGAGAGACTATTTGAGGGGTATTAG
- a CDS encoding radical SAM protein, with translation MIRLKLPHSYFEDHEDIIRLVWRRTLIADYEKREIEKAIKRKFRVVVDVSVQDGFLIINTDNEEIEKFVAFFIQNYLGERLRNRYTRRKILYIHEGMDIPLLGYNAFGLIDRGTNLIQVRGSTGCNLSCIFCSVDEGPYSRTRKLDFVVDIDYLMKWFDWVAQQKGKGLEAHLDAQGEPLLYPYIVELVQALRDHPHVSVISMQSNGVLLNDKLVEELAEAGLDRVNLSIHSLDPEKAKMLMGMKDYDLNHVLEMAEALVNAGIDVLIAPVIIFGVNDNEAEAFIEFARKIGAGKKWPALGFQNYIPYKFGRNPVIAKPVPFKEFYEWLRKLEEKTGMKPLVLKPHHFGMHPRPFIPLAFKRGEVVKAEVVLPGRIEGEMVAKARNRLIQVINTNAKVGDKIKVRIVRTRHGIYVATKV, from the coding sequence ATGATAAGGTTGAAGTTGCCACATTCATACTTTGAGGATCATGAGGATATAATAAGGTTAGTCTGGAGGAGAACTCTCATAGCTGACTATGAAAAGAGGGAAATTGAAAAGGCAATAAAGAGAAAGTTCCGCGTGGTAGTTGATGTCAGCGTTCAGGACGGATTCCTAATTATAAACACTGATAACGAGGAGATAGAAAAGTTCGTTGCATTCTTCATCCAAAACTACCTTGGGGAAAGGTTAAGGAACAGGTACACAAGAAGGAAGATCTTGTACATTCACGAGGGAATGGACATCCCCCTGCTGGGGTACAATGCCTTTGGCCTCATAGATAGGGGGACAAACCTAATTCAGGTGAGAGGTTCAACGGGATGTAACTTGAGTTGCATCTTCTGCTCCGTAGATGAAGGACCGTACTCAAGAACGAGAAAGCTTGACTTTGTCGTTGACATTGATTATCTAATGAAGTGGTTCGATTGGGTTGCCCAGCAGAAGGGCAAAGGGCTCGAGGCCCACTTAGATGCCCAGGGAGAGCCCCTACTTTACCCTTATATAGTGGAACTTGTGCAAGCATTGAGGGATCACCCCCACGTTTCTGTTATTTCCATGCAGAGCAATGGAGTTTTGCTTAATGACAAGCTTGTTGAGGAGCTTGCTGAGGCCGGCCTTGACAGGGTTAATTTATCAATCCATTCTCTCGATCCGGAGAAAGCAAAGATGCTGATGGGAATGAAAGATTACGATCTAAACCATGTCCTCGAGATGGCAGAGGCTTTAGTGAACGCTGGAATTGACGTTCTAATTGCTCCGGTAATAATCTTTGGAGTTAATGATAACGAGGCTGAGGCCTTCATAGAGTTCGCGAGGAAAATAGGAGCTGGAAAGAAATGGCCCGCTTTAGGTTTCCAAAATTACATCCCCTATAAGTTCGGAAGGAATCCTGTCATAGCAAAGCCAGTTCCCTTCAAAGAATTCTACGAATGGTTGAGAAAGCTTGAGGAGAAAACAGGAATGAAGCCCTTAGTTTTAAAGCCCCACCACTTTGGCATGCATCCTAGGCCGTTCATCCCTTTAGCATTTAAGAGAGGAGAAGTCGTCAAGGCGGAGGTTGTCCTCCCAGGGAGGATAGAAGGTGAAATGGTTGCAAAAGCCAGGAACAGATTGATCCAGGTGATAAACACGAATGCGAAGGTAGGTGACAAGATTAAGGTAAGGATCGTTAGAACTAGGCATGGAATATACGTAGCGACCAAGGTTTAA
- the glyS gene encoding glycine--tRNA ligase produces MGEKFDKYEYLQDLMRRRGFAWGSFEIYGGSRGFYDYGPLGATIKRKIERKIREAFIREGFFEIETPDITPEQVFIASGHVEKFVDPLVECKKCGARFRADHLIEEALGIDVEGKSAEEMTRIIREHNLRCPECGGELSDVWYFNLMFETYIGPYKDKKAYLRPETAQGIFVNFKRLNAFARNKLPFGVFQIGKAYRNEISPRQGMIRLREFTQAEVEIFFNPNETEHPHFDEVKDEKLRLYPIEHQLKDLGMIEVTAEEAVKKGYLMNTFFAYYMVMIKRILLDIGIPEDKIRFRQQLPEERAHYSADTWDAEIYSERFGWVECVGLAYRTDYDLSRHMKMSGADLTVMIHYDKPKIVKRLQVSLNMKRVGPKLKGDAKKINEKIKSMSQEEVKALVKELEEKGKVAIDGYELEKDDFIIKEVEEKITGEKIVPHVLEPSFGIDRPFYLLLENSLTVDEDGRVYLKIKKDMAPIEVAVLPLVAKEPLTSIAYDIYRTLQKEGFIVVYDEKDSIGKRYMRYDEIGTPYCVTVDNQTPGDGMVTIRDRDTREQIRVKIEELPRKLRELIFG; encoded by the coding sequence ATGGGTGAGAAGTTCGATAAGTATGAATATCTTCAGGATCTGATGAGGAGGCGAGGTTTTGCCTGGGGAAGCTTTGAGATTTATGGTGGGTCAAGGGGATTTTACGATTACGGTCCTCTTGGAGCTACAATAAAGAGGAAAATAGAGAGGAAGATCAGAGAAGCCTTCATAAGGGAAGGGTTCTTTGAAATTGAAACGCCAGATATAACACCTGAGCAGGTCTTTATTGCCAGTGGACACGTTGAGAAGTTCGTTGATCCCCTCGTTGAGTGTAAAAAGTGTGGGGCTAGGTTTAGGGCTGATCACTTGATAGAGGAAGCCTTGGGAATAGACGTTGAAGGCAAAAGCGCTGAAGAGATGACGAGGATAATAAGGGAGCACAACCTAAGGTGCCCTGAGTGCGGTGGGGAGTTAAGTGATGTTTGGTACTTCAACCTGATGTTTGAAACATATATTGGACCCTACAAGGATAAGAAGGCCTACCTAAGGCCAGAAACAGCCCAGGGAATCTTCGTGAACTTCAAGAGGTTGAACGCATTTGCAAGGAACAAGCTTCCATTTGGTGTGTTTCAGATAGGGAAAGCATACAGAAACGAAATATCCCCAAGGCAGGGAATGATAAGGCTTAGGGAATTTACTCAGGCGGAGGTTGAGATATTCTTCAATCCAAATGAAACTGAGCACCCGCACTTCGATGAAGTTAAGGATGAGAAGCTGAGGCTTTACCCAATAGAGCACCAGCTGAAGGATCTCGGCATGATAGAGGTTACCGCGGAAGAGGCAGTTAAGAAGGGCTATCTAATGAATACGTTCTTCGCTTATTATATGGTCATGATCAAGAGGATTCTCTTGGATATAGGGATTCCCGAGGACAAGATAAGGTTCAGGCAACAATTACCCGAGGAGAGGGCTCACTACTCAGCCGACACCTGGGATGCGGAGATCTATAGTGAAAGGTTTGGCTGGGTCGAGTGTGTTGGCCTGGCCTATAGAACGGACTATGACCTTAGCAGGCACATGAAGATGAGCGGCGCCGACCTTACGGTGATGATACACTACGACAAGCCAAAGATAGTGAAGAGGCTACAGGTTTCACTCAACATGAAGAGGGTTGGGCCTAAGCTTAAAGGGGATGCAAAGAAGATCAACGAGAAGATCAAGTCAATGTCCCAGGAAGAGGTTAAAGCCCTAGTTAAAGAGTTGGAGGAGAAAGGCAAAGTTGCTATTGATGGTTACGAGCTCGAAAAGGATGACTTCATAATAAAGGAAGTTGAAGAGAAGATCACCGGAGAGAAGATAGTGCCCCACGTTCTCGAGCCTAGCTTTGGTATAGACAGACCGTTCTACCTGTTGCTAGAGAACTCTCTAACAGTGGACGAGGACGGTAGGGTTTATTTGAAGATAAAGAAGGACATGGCTCCAATAGAGGTTGCCGTTTTGCCATTGGTTGCCAAGGAACCTTTAACGAGCATAGCCTACGATATCTACAGGACGCTTCAGAAGGAGGGCTTCATAGTAGTTTACGATGAAAAGGACAGCATTGGAAAGAGATATATGCGCTATGATGAGATAGGAACGCCTTATTGCGTAACTGTCGACAACCAAACCCCCGGAGACGGTATGGTGACAATAAGGGACAGGGATACCAGGGAGCAGATCAGGGTCAAGATAGAGGAGTTACCCAGGAAGCTTAGGGAGTTAATCTTCGGATAG
- a CDS encoding DUF402 domain-containing protein, which produces MRIHLIYRRFPNRVLERYDELVADLGSVVIGRSKFEGMLAPLRVNGVEVIRNGYEMLYFAFPGKDFDILKVYSEEGKFVGLYVDVLDYTKWDGETLEMLDLFLDIFIFPSGEAFLLDEDEIEMALNYGIISREKFLKAYRTANRILREIKSGEFPPRVVWEYSL; this is translated from the coding sequence ATGAGAATACACCTAATATATCGCCGCTTCCCCAACAGGGTCCTTGAGAGATATGATGAGCTAGTTGCTGACTTAGGTAGCGTAGTTATTGGCAGATCAAAGTTCGAAGGCATGCTCGCTCCTTTGAGGGTCAATGGAGTTGAGGTTATAAGGAATGGCTACGAAATGTTGTACTTTGCTTTTCCTGGGAAGGACTTTGACATTCTGAAAGTGTATAGTGAAGAGGGAAAGTTCGTTGGGCTTTATGTTGACGTGCTCGACTACACGAAATGGGATGGGGAGACCTTGGAGATGCTTGATCTTTTCCTTGATATCTTTATATTCCCATCTGGTGAGGCCTTTCTCTTGGATGAGGATGAAATTGAGATGGCTTTAAATTATGGGATTATCTCTCGGGAGAAGTTCCTTAAGGCCTATAGAACCGCTAACAGGATCCTCAGGGAGATAAAAAGCGGGGAGTTTCCTCCCAGGGTAGTTTGGGAGTACTCACTCTAG
- a CDS encoding DUF356 domain-containing protein, whose translation MLNTIVLIRTDNFDKALTALADLVRYGGMKIRGTPRIIPPALSDWAFEQIVGEKPRKKVKAHVVAQIDLPASKAIGRIREIHPPAHIIVIPVGTHVHKEILRMWGSFKELKGFHPPKEVKRSKNIDGEFENLE comes from the coding sequence ATGCTAAACACGATAGTTTTGATAAGAACGGACAACTTTGACAAAGCGCTAACTGCATTGGCGGATCTTGTAAGGTACGGAGGGATGAAGATAAGGGGGACTCCCAGGATAATTCCCCCTGCACTTTCAGATTGGGCCTTTGAGCAAATCGTTGGAGAAAAGCCCAGAAAGAAAGTTAAAGCCCATGTCGTCGCCCAAATAGACCTTCCAGCGTCGAAAGCAATAGGGAGGATAAGGGAGATACATCCTCCAGCTCATATAATTGTCATTCCTGTGGGAACCCACGTTCACAAGGAAATACTGAGAATGTGGGGAAGTTTTAAGGAGCTAAAGGGATTCCATCCGCCAAAAGAAGTTAAGAGGTCAAAAAACATTGATGGTGAGTTTGAGAACCTAGAGTGA
- a CDS encoding pyruvoyl-dependent arginine decarboxylase translates to MSWTTPKKAIMLSAVAEGGTKLNAFDNALLKMGIGNVNLVKLSSVIPAHIEWLDELPKNIPIGMLLPTVYAHIESDEPGSTISAALGVGISEGNEGGLIYEYAGYCTKEEAEEMVKKMVEEGFRVRGWKLKEFKVVSAEITVKDKPAAAVAAVIMFPY, encoded by the coding sequence ATGAGTTGGACAACTCCCAAGAAGGCTATAATGCTTTCAGCGGTTGCTGAGGGAGGAACGAAGCTCAACGCTTTTGACAATGCCCTTCTTAAAATGGGAATAGGAAATGTTAACTTGGTTAAGCTCAGTAGCGTTATTCCCGCCCACATAGAATGGCTCGATGAGTTGCCAAAGAACATTCCAATAGGAATGCTCCTCCCAACTGTTTACGCCCACATAGAGAGCGATGAGCCAGGCTCAACGATAAGTGCGGCACTGGGCGTTGGCATAAGCGAGGGCAATGAAGGGGGATTAATCTACGAGTACGCTGGCTACTGCACGAAGGAAGAGGCTGAAGAGATGGTAAAGAAGATGGTTGAAGAGGGGTTTAGGGTAAGGGGATGGAAGCTTAAAGAATTCAAAGTTGTCTCGGCGGAGATAACGGTTAAAGATAAGCCAGCTGCCGCAGTTGCCGCTGTTATAATGTTCCCCTACTGA
- a CDS encoding 7-cyano-7-deazaguanine synthase, with protein MLDDVVREIRKFGEKTKIIEKKIVVMFSGGKDSSLTLYILKEAGFKVSALTFFHKWSWPEALRWGMKFTKKLGVEHYLIDITEGLLKDAVGRKGPICVHCKRVMLKNAKWFALNNGFSYIAKGDNANDKIVGTLLDQCPGDIRLCEIPKIGIPIFRPLIRYKASEVEKLAEEAGIKPYRMYEHGRRRQWREGCPLQYIDEDERITENLMDLAFKVNYEVSKIARKHKVRVSVRVPSFEVMCWNCNEEVLSEVKKVIENFSRGTL; from the coding sequence ATGCTTGATGATGTCGTAAGAGAGATAAGAAAATTCGGAGAGAAAACAAAAATTATTGAAAAGAAGATAGTTGTCATGTTCTCAGGAGGTAAAGACTCAAGCTTAACCCTGTACATATTAAAAGAAGCTGGATTCAAAGTTTCTGCTCTAACGTTCTTTCACAAATGGAGCTGGCCCGAGGCTTTGAGATGGGGAATGAAGTTCACAAAGAAGCTTGGAGTTGAGCACTACCTCATAGACATAACCGAGGGCCTTCTCAAAGACGCCGTTGGGAGGAAGGGACCGATATGCGTGCACTGCAAAAGGGTCATGCTAAAGAACGCCAAATGGTTCGCTCTAAATAACGGCTTTTCTTACATAGCGAAGGGGGACAACGCCAACGATAAAATAGTGGGAACCCTGCTCGACCAATGCCCTGGGGACATTCGATTGTGCGAAATTCCAAAGATAGGAATACCGATTTTCAGGCCTCTAATCAGATATAAAGCTTCAGAAGTTGAAAAGCTGGCTGAAGAAGCTGGAATTAAACCCTACAGAATGTACGAGCATGGAAGGAGGAGACAGTGGAGAGAGGGTTGCCCCTTACAGTACATAGACGAAGATGAGAGAATTACAGAAAACCTCATGGATCTCGCATTCAAGGTAAACTACGAGGTAAGCAAAATAGCTAGGAAACACAAGGTGAGGGTAAGTGTGAGGGTGCCGAGCTTTGAGGTAATGTGCTGGAACTGCAATGAAGAAGTTCTTAGCGAAGTTAAAAAGGTTATAGAGAACTTCAGTAGGGGAACATTATAA
- a CDS encoding MBL fold metallo-hydrolase: MIVYFIGTGGSEGIPVHLCNCPTCSEARKFGFAQRKPSTLAIIGENGEIILFDVGTDIREHLNAPLNAIFLTHWHHDHIYGLYKLRWTAMETKLYAPRGHADALILNDPKNLKPEIIEPWEEIRIGRISVTALKLNHQIETFGYYIEEDGKGIALLYDTKGLPQETWEFLAEKAPIRLAIVDATYPPGFEDPYHNNVDEAANIGIKIAERTILSHISHKNLPFLQLVRYVKGRWGNKVLVAYDGMVFYC; encoded by the coding sequence ATGATAGTGTATTTCATCGGAACCGGAGGTAGCGAAGGCATTCCTGTTCACCTCTGCAACTGTCCTACATGTTCTGAGGCTAGAAAATTTGGCTTCGCCCAGAGAAAACCTTCAACTCTAGCCATTATAGGGGAAAATGGGGAAATAATTCTGTTTGACGTTGGAACCGATATAAGAGAACATCTCAACGCACCCCTCAACGCGATATTCCTGACCCACTGGCACCACGACCACATCTATGGGCTCTACAAGCTCAGGTGGACGGCAATGGAAACTAAGCTGTACGCCCCTAGGGGACATGCGGATGCCCTGATCCTTAACGACCCTAAGAATTTAAAGCCCGAGATAATTGAGCCATGGGAAGAGATAAGGATCGGGAGGATAAGCGTTACTGCACTGAAACTTAACCACCAGATAGAGACGTTTGGCTACTACATAGAAGAGGACGGAAAAGGAATAGCGTTGCTCTACGATACAAAAGGACTGCCCCAGGAAACCTGGGAGTTCCTAGCTGAGAAAGCACCAATTAGACTGGCGATAGTTGATGCCACTTATCCCCCGGGCTTTGAGGATCCGTACCACAATAACGTCGATGAGGCCGCCAATATTGGAATTAAAATAGCTGAAAGGACAATTCTAAGCCACATCTCCCACAAGAACCTGCCCTTCCTTCAGCTAGTCAGGTACGTGAAAGGGAGGTGGGGCAATAAGGTTCTGGTTGCCTACGATGGGATGGTCTTTTACTGTTGA
- a CDS encoding DUF2103 domain-containing protein produces MPKYFKRGVKREHHFLKGLEKPLEEIAKIPGVKKVIPGRIYSSDSRGFEIKVSRETYSGLKLVAKSDGSVQDVFLVVDKKDRERVRREIERLMEEWRKV; encoded by the coding sequence ATGCCCAAGTACTTCAAGAGGGGGGTAAAGAGGGAGCACCACTTCTTGAAAGGATTGGAGAAGCCTTTAGAGGAGATAGCTAAAATTCCTGGGGTCAAGAAGGTAATTCCTGGGAGGATATACTCTTCTGACTCGCGAGGTTTTGAGATAAAGGTTTCAAGGGAGACTTATTCCGGTTTAAAGTTAGTAGCGAAAAGCGATGGGAGCGTTCAGGATGTATTTCTGGTAGTTGACAAAAAGGACAGGGAGAGGGTTAGGAGGGAAATTGAGAGGCTAATGGAGGAGTGGAGGAAAGTTTAA
- a CDS encoding inositol-3-phosphate synthase yields MVRVAIIGQGYVASIFAVGLERIKAGELGYYGVPLANELPIKVEDIQIVVSYDVDKTKIGLPLSEIVQRYWKGNVPESLQEIYVRKGVHLRSLRNLPIEATGLEDEMTLKEAVDHLVEEWKKYKVEVFLNVPTTEAFVPFGKLDELEKAIKENNKDRLTATQVYAYAAAQYAKEVGGAAFINAIPTLIANDPAFVELAKENNLVIFGDDGATGATPLTADILGHLAQRNRHVLDIAQFNIGGNTDFLALTDKERNKSKEYTKSSVVEDILGYDAPHFIKPTGYLEPLGDKKFIAMHIEYISFNGAHDELIITGRINDSPALAGLLVDLARLGKMAVERKAFGTVYEVNAFYMKNPGPREAKNIPRIIAYEKLRQWAGLPPRYL; encoded by the coding sequence ATGGTAAGGGTTGCTATTATAGGCCAAGGATACGTTGCAAGCATTTTTGCCGTGGGACTCGAGAGGATAAAGGCTGGGGAGCTTGGCTATTATGGAGTTCCATTGGCCAATGAGCTACCAATAAAGGTCGAGGATATACAGATTGTAGTCTCGTACGATGTCGATAAGACCAAGATTGGCCTGCCACTTTCAGAGATCGTGCAGAGGTACTGGAAGGGTAACGTTCCAGAGAGCCTCCAGGAGATCTACGTGAGGAAGGGAGTCCACCTTAGGAGCCTAAGGAACCTGCCAATAGAGGCAACTGGACTGGAGGATGAGATGACGCTAAAGGAGGCAGTGGATCACTTGGTTGAGGAGTGGAAGAAGTACAAGGTAGAAGTCTTCCTCAACGTTCCAACGACCGAGGCCTTCGTTCCATTCGGAAAGCTTGATGAGCTTGAGAAAGCGATAAAGGAGAACAACAAGGACAGGCTAACCGCAACTCAGGTTTACGCCTACGCCGCAGCCCAGTACGCTAAGGAAGTTGGAGGGGCTGCATTCATCAACGCTATACCAACCCTAATAGCCAACGATCCAGCTTTCGTTGAGCTCGCAAAGGAGAACAACCTCGTTATCTTCGGTGACGATGGAGCTACTGGAGCAACTCCACTAACGGCAGACATCCTTGGCCACCTAGCCCAGAGGAACAGGCACGTCCTTGACATAGCCCAGTTCAACATTGGAGGTAATACGGACTTCCTCGCACTGACCGACAAGGAGAGGAACAAGAGCAAGGAGTATACAAAGTCAAGTGTAGTTGAGGACATCCTAGGTTACGATGCCCCACACTTCATCAAGCCCACAGGGTACCTCGAACCATTAGGAGACAAGAAGTTCATAGCAATGCACATCGAGTACATAAGCTTCAACGGAGCCCACGATGAGCTGATAATCACCGGAAGGATCAACGACAGCCCAGCGCTTGCAGGATTGCTAGTTGATCTTGCAAGGCTTGGTAAGATGGCCGTTGAGAGAAAGGCCTTTGGAACAGTCTACGAGGTCAACGCATTCTACATGAAGAACCCAGGACCAAGAGAGGCAAAGAACATACCGAGGATAATAGCATATGAGAAGCTCAGGCAGTGGGCTGGCCTACCTCCAAGGTACCTCTGA